The region CAATAGATGGACCTGTTTACATCAGGCAACTTAGGGGACAAATACCAAGATTGTTTAAAGAACCAATGAGATTTGGAAAGAGTAGAGTTTTGAGCAAAGGAAGCGATATTACTCTGATAACAAGCGGAATCATGACTGAAGAAGCCCTGAAAGCCACAGCAGTGCTCAGAGAAAATGGCGTTTCTATAGAACACTTACATATCTCGACTCACAAACCATTTGGTGATGACTCAATACTTGATGCAATTGAAAAAACGAAATACGGTGTGATCAGTATGGAAAATCACACAATCATTGGTGGACTTGGCAGTTCAATTTCAGAACTCATGGCTGAAAACGGTATTGCTAAACGCCTTATAAGAATAGGTTTAAAAGACACATACGCTCATGGTGGAAGTAAAGAATATCTGATGAAATACTATGGACTTAATGCGATGAATCTTGTAAAAGCCGTTGAAACTCTCACAGGTCAAAAACTGAATATCAAGGAAGAAGATCTTGTCGAGCCACAGATAGATGAGATTGAGCAATTTATAAAAAGTGAAGATTTATAAATGGAAGGTGAATCAAAGTGATTGAATATGAAACCAGATACCATTTCAGTCAGGAGAGATTCAGGGTAAAATATCAGATATTTGAAGAAAGTAAAAGAGCCAAGGAAATTGCCGAAGCAATCTGTGTTGAACAGACTATCGAATTTCCAATAGAACTTACAGGAAATTCAATTAGAGAAAATGTTGTTGGAAAAATTGAAGAGATTCAAAACAATCACAATTCCACTGTTGTTACAATAAGTTACCCTGTCGAGACTGTTGGAAATGAACCAGCACAATTTTTCAACGTTATCATGGGAAACTGCAGCCTGTTTCCAAATTTGAAGATAATCGGCCTTCAACTTTCCCCTTCTATAGAAAATATCTTTCCCGGTCCGCGCTATGGCATTTCAGGATTGAGAAAATTGCTTTCTATATACAACAGGCCACTTCTTGCAACAGCCATCAAGCCAATGGGTCTCTCAACAGATCAGCTTGCCCAGATGGCTTACAATTTAGCACTTGGTGGTATAGACATTATAAAAGACGATCACGGACTTGCTGATCAACCATTCTCAAAATTCAAAGATCGTGTTTTAAAAGTAACAGAAGCAATTCACAAAGCAAATCGCGAAACTGGATTTCACACAATCTACGCTCCAAACATAACATCTAATGAGCAAACTATGTTGAAACAAGCAGAATTTGTCAAAGAAGCTGGAAGTGGTGCACTGCTTGTATCACCGGCTCTCAGTGGATTCAGCAGTTTCATAACTTTGAGGGAAAACACCGATCTTCCTATTTTGAGCCACCCGGCCTTTCTTGGCGGATATCTTTCTATTATGGATTTTGACGTTTTGTTTGGAACAATACAGCGTATGATAGGCGCCGATGTAGTAATATTTCCAAATTACGGTGGTCGTTTTACTTTTTCAAAAGAAGATTGTCGCAAAATAAATCATGGACTCAAAAAACCTTTCGGATCATTCAAAGAAATCTTTCCATCTCCGGCAGGAGGTATGAATATAGATTCTTGTGGTGATATAGTGTCATTTTATAACAAAGATGTGGTACTTTTAATAGGAGGGGCGCTCCACAAAGCAGGTGCAGATTTAACAGAAAATGTAAAAGCATTTAAAGCGCAGGTTGAAAAAATCCATGTTCGATGATTCACTGGTTCAAAAGGAGAGAACTGTTGATGCTGGGTTTTCAAAGCAACGAAGATCTGATGACTATAATTGCCTGGATGTACTATGTGGATGGACACACTCAGCAAGAAATAGCCGAAGAACTTGGTATAACAAGGACAAAAGTCAGCAGATTGTTGTCTGTTGCAAAAAATCAAGGGATAGTACAGGTTAGAATTAATCGATCATTACCAGAATACTATATTCTGGAAAAAGAGCTGAAAAAACTTTTTGGATTAAAAATAGCAGTTGTTGCTCCTGAAGACAGAAATCTACTTGGACAATTTGGTGCTGAATTTTTGCTGAAGTTCATAGCTGACCATAAGCCATCGAGAATAGGGCTTGGATGGAGCACAACTGTCAGCTCAATGGCTCCACATCTTTCCCAGAAGATTATCCAAATACACCACAAGTGTTCTGTTCATGATTTAACAGGCAGTTTTATTGGCCAGAGAAACCCTTACAGTATAAGCTGGATTCTGGCTGAAGCTATTTCAGCTCAGTATATACCTTTAGCTGTACCGGTTCTTGTAGAAAATCCTTCAATAAAAGAAGAACCTTCAGTAAAAAAAGCACTTATGGAGGCATCTGAGGTCGATATAGCTTTTGTTGGAATGGGATGTATGGGTCAGGAAAGTACACTGTTAAAGACCAAGTTAGTTTCAAAAGAAACAATGGAACAGCTTGAAAAGTTGAGCTGTGTTGGAGAGGTTCTTATGCGATTTTTTGACGAAAATGGGAAGCCAGTGCAAACTTCTCTTGATGATAGAATAGTATCCATTGACTGGAATGCCATTCAAAAAATACCAGTATTTGTAGTTATGGCTGCGGGCAAAGAAAAAGTTTTACCTCTTAAAGCCGCATTAAAAGGTGGGTGGATTTCAGGACTTATAACAGATATCTCTACTGCAAGAAATCTTGTAGAAAACAAATAAAAAATTCTATTTTCAGTGAATGGTTGAATTGTTCTAAAGAACATGTAATGTGTTATAACAAAATCGTGGGACTCAAGATGAATGTAAGATATCTAAAAAGCATAGCTTGAAGTAAAACATTCCAAACCATGTAGTGCGGCGGGAATAGGTTAAGAGTCAGATCATTGACAAGTGAAAAAAGATGGTAAAACAAGATCAGGTCACTGATACAGTAATTTGCAATGATTTTAAGCAAAATCTTCAAACCTCCCTCAAAAAATAGACATAGCGAAAACAAGCTACTTTTAAGAAATAGGTCCTGAATCCGCATGGGAAGCCAAAAAGAGTGATGAAAAAGGGTTAATGTTAGACATGCACTAACATTGTTAACACCAGGTTATGAATTTTAGATACAAATAGCCCTTTATTTATGGTATACTCAAAAACGTAGAGTCCGAAAGAAGGTCCTCTCTGAAAGAGATGGAAACTTTCCTCCTCCATTCCTTCCTCCTCCTCTCTTTTTAGTCCGAAAGAAGGTCCTCTCTGAAAGAGATGGGAACAAAAAAAGGACCAATTACTGGTCCTTTTGTAATATTTTGCAACTGAAAAAAGGTATTAGAAAGAAATGCCTACTTGTTTTTTGGATCGAGAAGGTCTCTCAAACCATCTCCAAGAATATTCAGGTTCAAAACAATGAGGGCTATGACAAATCCCGGGAACAGTGTTACCCATGGGGCACTGAGCAAAAATGCCGTGCCCTGACCAACCAGACCACCAAGGGTTGGTTCTGGTGGTGGCACGCTCAATCCAAGAAAACCAAGCGATGCCTCGGTGAGAAAAGCTGTAGAGAGATTAGTTGTGAAAGTGACAATCAATATTGAAGATAAATTTAATAGCACATCTTCAATCATTATTTTTAAATCACTTTTTCCTATTACCTTTGACGCCTTTACAAACAAACTCTCTCTAATAGATAAAGCAGCTCCTCGTACCGTTCTTGC is a window of Pseudothermotoga elfii DSM 9442 = NBRC 107921 DNA encoding:
- a CDS encoding transketolase family protein, producing the protein MKLEARVHERNLVKWAADKPEVVVFSADLTNSTEIGLFKETYPDRFYSFGMTEQNMMSAAGGMAREGFTPFVHTFAVFMYRRALDQIEMSIAYPNLKVRIFGFLPGITTPGGASHQAINDIGILRTVPNMTILETGDATEVESVLDVAQSIDGPVYIRQLRGQIPRLFKEPMRFGKSRVLSKGSDITLITSGIMTEEALKATAVLRENGVSIEHLHISTHKPFGDDSILDAIEKTKYGVISMENHTIIGGLGSSISELMAENGIAKRLIRIGLKDTYAHGGSKEYLMKYYGLNAMNLVKAVETLTGQKLNIKEEDLVEPQIDEIEQFIKSEDL
- a CDS encoding RuBisCO large subunit C-terminal-like domain-containing protein, with amino-acid sequence MIEYETRYHFSQERFRVKYQIFEESKRAKEIAEAICVEQTIEFPIELTGNSIRENVVGKIEEIQNNHNSTVVTISYPVETVGNEPAQFFNVIMGNCSLFPNLKIIGLQLSPSIENIFPGPRYGISGLRKLLSIYNRPLLATAIKPMGLSTDQLAQMAYNLALGGIDIIKDDHGLADQPFSKFKDRVLKVTEAIHKANRETGFHTIYAPNITSNEQTMLKQAEFVKEAGSGALLVSPALSGFSSFITLRENTDLPILSHPAFLGGYLSIMDFDVLFGTIQRMIGADVVIFPNYGGRFTFSKEDCRKINHGLKKPFGSFKEIFPSPAGGMNIDSCGDIVSFYNKDVVLLIGGALHKAGADLTENVKAFKAQVEKIHVR
- a CDS encoding sugar-binding transcriptional regulator, producing MLGFQSNEDLMTIIAWMYYVDGHTQQEIAEELGITRTKVSRLLSVAKNQGIVQVRINRSLPEYYILEKELKKLFGLKIAVVAPEDRNLLGQFGAEFLLKFIADHKPSRIGLGWSTTVSSMAPHLSQKIIQIHHKCSVHDLTGSFIGQRNPYSISWILAEAISAQYIPLAVPVLVENPSIKEEPSVKKALMEASEVDIAFVGMGCMGQESTLLKTKLVSKETMEQLEKLSCVGEVLMRFFDENGKPVQTSLDDRIVSIDWNAIQKIPVFVVMAAGKEKVLPLKAALKGGWISGLITDISTARNLVENK